A stretch of Imperialibacter roseus DNA encodes these proteins:
- a CDS encoding Dabb family protein, giving the protein MIRHTVVLKLKYPKGSPEEKEFLAAAAKLSSLPGVHKFESLRQTGKKNDFDYGLSMEFDNMEAYEGYNQHPDHIRFVQTYWAKYVEKFLEIDYEPI; this is encoded by the coding sequence ATGATACGCCATACTGTTGTGCTAAAACTGAAATACCCCAAAGGCTCGCCTGAAGAGAAAGAATTCCTCGCTGCTGCCGCCAAGTTGTCCTCCCTGCCGGGGGTTCACAAGTTTGAGTCGTTGCGCCAAACAGGGAAGAAGAACGACTTTGACTATGGGCTGTCGATGGAGTTTGATAACATGGAGGCGTATGAAGGCTACAACCAGCACCCTGACCATATCAGGTTTGTGCAGACCTACTGGGCAAAGTATGTAGAGAAATTCCTTGAGATCGACTACGAGCCCATTTGA
- a CDS encoding alpha/beta hydrolase, with the protein MSRKLTIIFLLLCLQGTGYSQSAGVTATQEVYKRIDSTALTVDIFTPAGASSSPRQAIVFFHGGGWAFGHPKEFHGACRRYAEKGFVTFSFEYRLSINADESWPNPNITPVECVKDARSAVRWVRENAERLNINPDMIAVGGQSVGGQLTLMTALADTINEPSDNLAISPRPTLMLLYSSTVNTMEAWCDLMLGEKRHMIWAISPRHNIRPGMPPAIEFHGLDDTTVDFWTVNMFKRETEAQGNEFEVVTYEGRKHYLGEGNEKYSTLFDEEIMERTDRFLAKHGFVVR; encoded by the coding sequence ATGAGCCGAAAACTGACCATCATTTTCTTGTTGCTGTGCCTGCAGGGCACCGGTTATTCCCAGTCAGCAGGCGTAACGGCAACGCAGGAAGTATACAAGCGTATTGATTCCACTGCGCTTACTGTGGACATATTTACTCCGGCCGGGGCAAGTTCGTCTCCCCGGCAGGCCATTGTTTTTTTCCACGGAGGAGGCTGGGCGTTTGGTCATCCAAAGGAATTTCACGGGGCTTGCCGGCGATATGCCGAAAAAGGCTTTGTGACTTTCTCTTTTGAATACCGGCTGTCGATCAATGCCGACGAAAGTTGGCCAAATCCAAATATTACCCCGGTAGAGTGCGTGAAGGATGCCAGGTCGGCGGTGAGGTGGGTGAGGGAAAATGCAGAGCGACTCAACATCAACCCCGATATGATCGCCGTGGGCGGGCAATCGGTGGGTGGGCAGCTCACCCTCATGACCGCCCTGGCTGACACCATCAACGAGCCCAGCGATAACCTGGCCATCAGTCCCCGGCCTACCCTCATGTTGCTCTATTCGTCCACGGTGAACACCATGGAAGCCTGGTGCGACCTTATGCTGGGCGAAAAGCGCCACATGATCTGGGCCATTTCGCCCCGGCACAACATCAGGCCCGGTATGCCTCCCGCCATCGAGTTCCACGGGCTGGATGATACCACGGTCGACTTCTGGACGGTCAATATGTTTAAGCGGGAGACCGAAGCACAGGGCAACGAATTTGAGGTGGTGACCTACGAGGGCAGGAAGCATTACCTGGGTGAGGGCAATGAAAAGTATTCGACGCTATTCGACGAGGAAATTATGGAACGAACCGACCGGTTTTTGGCGAAGCATGGGTTTGTGGTGCGGTGA
- a CDS encoding DUF6261 family protein yields the protein MAGGIMRWSVGLGDLSLRSATLRSDGLVWRLWWLGEFYPIVAPLSANKKPLCIFIDQLLFRLPMIDKVHINSLPNSDFSKFMNEVLDIAAKNDPATLKVQKQEEKLRAIMGQADEMFQAREGFKMAEKLAMLDMRRDRAITGIITYVNALTYHFDESTVRHAEKLHMHLEDYGGEAIARENYDSETASIRSILRDWETKPALKVAVTALKLEDWAKALEADNDAFDEQYQTRTGEAPAPSPDALRTKRLEAITAYYELCEHIAAYHVVKKGAEPFSKTVKELNALIKRYNNLPSR from the coding sequence ATGGCAGGAGGTATTATGAGATGGTCTGTAGGTCTGGGGGATCTCTCACTCCGCTCCGCTACATTGCGAAGTGACGGCCTGGTATGGAGGCTTTGGTGGTTGGGTGAGTTTTACCCTATCGTCGCCCCCCTTTCGGCAAATAAGAAGCCATTGTGTATATTTATCGATCAGCTATTGTTTCGACTACCTATGATTGACAAAGTTCACATCAACTCGTTGCCCAACAGCGATTTTTCGAAGTTCATGAATGAAGTGCTGGACATAGCAGCCAAAAATGATCCGGCCACGCTGAAGGTGCAGAAGCAGGAGGAAAAGCTACGGGCAATCATGGGCCAGGCGGATGAGATGTTTCAAGCCAGGGAGGGGTTTAAGATGGCCGAAAAGCTGGCTATGCTCGATATGCGCCGTGACAGGGCCATTACCGGCATTATCACCTACGTGAACGCCCTCACCTACCACTTCGATGAGAGCACCGTTCGCCACGCCGAAAAGCTGCACATGCACTTGGAAGACTACGGCGGCGAGGCCATTGCCCGGGAAAACTACGACAGCGAAACAGCCTCTATCAGGAGCATACTGAGAGACTGGGAAACCAAGCCTGCATTGAAAGTGGCCGTGACAGCCCTGAAGCTGGAAGACTGGGCCAAGGCCCTGGAGGCCGACAACGACGCCTTTGACGAGCAGTACCAAACCCGCACCGGCGAAGCCCCTGCGCCGTCGCCCGACGCACTGCGCACCAAGCGCCTGGAAGCAATAACGGCCTACTACGAATTGTGCGAGCACATTGCAGCCTACCACGTGGTGAAAAAAGGCGCCGAGCCTTTCAGCAAAACCGTGAAAGAGCTCAATGCACTTATTAAGCGATACAACAACCTGCCCTCACGCTAA
- a CDS encoding M48 family metalloprotease, whose protein sequence is MIRRLNQPTTYRWTFAIVALWPLLFGGNLQAQKKITIDTRFNTGSSNREEIKVFDNAEESEKALEWIITQAALTPNFTSKAADVGRAEAVLAGSDRYIFYNQSWLRNIHSTNKTDWSKVMAIAHEMGHHLNGHTLLGTGSYHAIELEADKFSGAVLYKMGASSQEAEEAMEAFARNYISEKYPPKADRLEAVSQGWLEARTKENSTPEKSESTGTPELTIQSAIVSVFEPNREGSHVGNIGKGSTINFAFQADGLYGGDLLIWVEQKKNGKYEKLRDQNHIFGDDAGDVFFVKEYIEPVYAGTTYEVSYSLPFKELHLSNGTHELRINAKYCKGFKCIDFPYGYFTLVVKNEKWGKWYKELIVEQEEVAARQ, encoded by the coding sequence ATGATCAGGCGACTCAACCAACCCACCACCTATCGCTGGACATTTGCTATTGTAGCCCTGTGGCCCCTTTTGTTTGGGGGTAATTTGCAGGCACAAAAGAAAATTACCATCGACACACGCTTCAATACTGGCTCTTCCAACAGAGAGGAGATCAAGGTGTTTGACAATGCAGAGGAATCGGAAAAAGCGCTGGAGTGGATAATTACGCAAGCGGCACTCACACCAAACTTTACCAGCAAAGCAGCCGACGTTGGCCGTGCCGAAGCTGTGCTGGCAGGCTCCGATCGCTACATTTTTTACAACCAAAGCTGGCTCCGCAATATTCATTCAACCAACAAGACCGACTGGTCAAAAGTGATGGCTATTGCCCACGAAATGGGGCACCACCTCAACGGGCACACGCTATTGGGAACGGGAAGCTACCATGCCATCGAGCTGGAAGCCGACAAATTCTCGGGCGCTGTGTTGTATAAAATGGGGGCGTCCAGTCAGGAAGCAGAGGAGGCGATGGAAGCATTCGCACGGAATTATATCAGCGAGAAGTATCCGCCCAAAGCAGATAGACTGGAGGCTGTTTCCCAGGGCTGGCTGGAAGCGAGAACCAAAGAAAATTCAACGCCTGAGAAAAGCGAATCTACAGGCACTCCCGAATTGACCATTCAAAGTGCAATTGTGAGTGTTTTTGAACCAAACAGGGAAGGTTCTCATGTAGGCAATATTGGGAAAGGTTCGACGATAAATTTTGCTTTTCAAGCAGACGGGCTATACGGCGGAGACCTTTTGATATGGGTGGAACAAAAGAAAAACGGGAAATACGAAAAGCTCAGGGACCAAAACCATATTTTTGGCGATGATGCCGGGGATGTTTTTTTTGTGAAGGAATACATTGAGCCGGTGTATGCAGGCACAACATATGAGGTGAGCTACTCCCTTCCTTTTAAGGAACTTCACCTTTCGAACGGAACCCATGAATTAAGAATCAATGCCAAATATTGCAAAGGCTTTAAGTGCATTGACTTTCCGTACGGTTATTTCACGCTGGTTGTTAAGAATGAGAAGTGGGGCAAATGGTACAAAGAATTAATCGTTGAACAGGAGGAGGTTGCTGCCAGGCAGTAG
- a CDS encoding dihydrofolate reductase family protein gives MRKIVVLSMITLDGVMQGPGAPGEDPSGGFKHGGWVAPYDDEVYDEVVKKELQPADYLLGRKTYEIWAAYWPHHGEFWPGINEGMKYVLSKRLNQSDPMVAGWKNSEVVKGVADIKKIKEGNGRDIHVWGSSELVQLLLAHDLVDELRLKIHPLILGKGKKLFDNGSMPSAFTLTESIVTPTGVIIAAYMRAGKIGTGTVGERYELKDPTEG, from the coding sequence ATGAGAAAAATAGTCGTTTTGTCAATGATCACATTGGATGGGGTGATGCAGGGACCCGGGGCACCTGGGGAAGACCCATCGGGCGGTTTCAAACACGGTGGCTGGGTGGCACCTTACGACGACGAGGTTTATGACGAGGTCGTGAAAAAGGAGCTGCAACCCGCCGACTACCTGCTGGGCCGGAAAACCTACGAGATTTGGGCAGCCTACTGGCCTCACCACGGAGAGTTTTGGCCGGGTATTAACGAGGGCATGAAGTATGTGCTTTCGAAGCGCCTCAACCAGTCGGATCCCATGGTGGCTGGCTGGAAAAACTCGGAGGTGGTCAAAGGCGTGGCCGACATCAAAAAAATCAAAGAGGGCAACGGCCGTGACATCCACGTTTGGGGTAGCAGTGAGCTCGTGCAGCTGCTCCTTGCACACGACCTGGTCGACGAACTCCGGCTCAAAATCCATCCGCTGATTCTTGGCAAAGGAAAAAAATTGTTTGACAATGGATCGATGCCTTCTGCATTTACGCTGACAGAAAGCATTGTCACACCCACCGGGGTGATCATCGCTGCTTACATGCGGGCCGGGAAAATAGGCACGGGTACCGTTGGCGAACGGTATGAGTTAAAAGATCCAACTGAAGGGTAA
- a CDS encoding alpha/beta hydrolase family protein produces MHTTTKALLLLFVGLTIAGAAIAQESMLCQGHYWTEDEAKVKMADFASQWTDKASWEKRATQIRKNIIDGLQLEKMPVPKDGFKTVITNTREMDGYIVENIAIQSFPGFYITGNLYRPLEKADKYPAILSAHGHFPDARFSVPVQRRCAALARMGAIVFMYDMVGYTESTQVTHKMPIAMTLQTWNSKRVLDYLLSRPDVDKDKIGMTGASGGGTQTFMLTAIDDRIKVAVPVVQVSAHFFGGCVCESGMPVHKTATFQTNNVEVAALCAPRPMLMVSDGADWTKNTPLVEFPYVQSVYKAYGVQHLVDNVHFAAEKHDYGVSKRIVAYNFFAEHLGLNYAKLPYDDGYNESFVTILPADDLKVFIDKTPRPSGALKDDEAVMKYLKIGQ; encoded by the coding sequence ATGCACACCACCACCAAAGCATTACTACTGCTATTCGTCGGTTTAACCATCGCCGGAGCGGCTATTGCCCAGGAGTCCATGCTCTGCCAGGGCCACTACTGGACTGAAGACGAAGCCAAAGTCAAGATGGCAGATTTTGCCTCCCAATGGACCGACAAGGCTTCCTGGGAAAAGAGAGCCACGCAGATCAGAAAAAACATCATCGACGGGCTACAGCTGGAAAAGATGCCTGTGCCAAAAGATGGTTTCAAAACCGTTATCACCAATACCAGGGAAATGGACGGCTACATCGTGGAGAATATTGCCATACAAAGTTTCCCGGGATTCTATATCACTGGCAACCTCTACCGCCCGCTCGAAAAAGCTGACAAGTACCCCGCTATTCTGAGCGCCCATGGCCATTTTCCTGATGCGAGATTTTCAGTTCCCGTGCAGCGAAGGTGCGCCGCCCTTGCCAGAATGGGCGCCATTGTGTTCATGTACGACATGGTAGGCTACACAGAAAGTACACAGGTAACGCACAAAATGCCCATCGCCATGACCCTGCAAACGTGGAACAGCAAACGGGTGCTCGACTATCTGCTCTCCCGGCCTGACGTGGACAAAGATAAAATCGGCATGACAGGTGCGTCTGGCGGCGGCACCCAGACCTTCATGCTCACGGCAATCGACGACAGAATAAAAGTGGCCGTGCCCGTGGTGCAGGTGTCGGCCCATTTCTTTGGCGGCTGCGTTTGCGAAAGCGGCATGCCCGTTCATAAAACGGCCACCTTTCAAACCAACAATGTCGAGGTAGCTGCTTTGTGCGCTCCCCGGCCCATGCTCATGGTGTCGGACGGTGCCGACTGGACGAAGAACACACCTTTGGTAGAGTTTCCTTACGTGCAAAGTGTTTACAAGGCCTACGGAGTTCAGCATCTTGTCGACAACGTACATTTTGCTGCTGAAAAGCATGACTACGGCGTTTCCAAGAGGATCGTCGCTTACAATTTCTTTGCTGAGCACCTTGGTCTTAACTATGCCAAGCTTCCTTATGACGACGGCTACAACGAGAGTTTTGTCACCATTTTGCCAGCAGATGACCTTAAAGTTTTCATAGACAAAACACCACGCCCTTCCGGTGCCCTAAAGGACGACGAAGCTGTGATGAAATATTTAAAAATCGGACAATAA
- a CDS encoding DoxX family protein, producing the protein MNNAVIKLFLRLALAAGFLSAVADRFGWWPVEVSAWGNWDSFVAYTAVINPWAPASVVPALAGIATAAEVVFAFFLLIGFKTELFAKLSGYLLLAFGLSMALSTGIKGPLDYSVFSAAAAAFALSLMKEKYWEVDNLF; encoded by the coding sequence ATGAACAACGCCGTCATCAAACTCTTCCTTCGTCTGGCCCTTGCCGCCGGATTTTTGTCTGCCGTGGCCGACCGGTTCGGCTGGTGGCCTGTTGAAGTCTCCGCATGGGGAAACTGGGACAGCTTCGTGGCCTACACTGCGGTCATCAACCCCTGGGCTCCTGCGTCGGTTGTACCGGCACTGGCGGGCATTGCCACTGCGGCCGAGGTAGTGTTTGCTTTTTTTCTTTTGATTGGCTTCAAAACTGAGCTGTTCGCCAAACTGAGCGGCTACCTCCTGTTGGCGTTTGGCCTGTCGATGGCGCTTTCCACCGGCATCAAAGGCCCGCTTGACTACTCGGTGTTTAGCGCAGCCGCAGCAGCCTTTGCCCTGAGCCTGATGAAGGAGAAATATTGGGAGGTGGACAACTTGTTTTAA
- a CDS encoding amidohydrolase: protein MQCKQSPGITLLFLIVLSTSAFGQKGKKDFQNEINQKTASIEPKVISWYEDIHENPELSNREFRTAMLVAKHLERLDIEVTTGIAHTGVVGVLKGGLPGPVIAIRADMDALPVVEEADLPFASKVRTTYNDQEVGVMHACGHDAHVACLMGAAEVLAGMRKQLKGTILFIFQPAEEGAPAGEEGGAELMVQEGIFNNLQPEAVFALHTDGRFDAGTLAVRPYGMCAGADQLEIIVKGKQSHGAFPWLGNDPIVVASQIVVGLQVIPSRQLDMTKALSLVTIGSIHGGVRGNIIPNEVRMLGTIRTFDTDIREDFHRRIRQTAQSIAEASGATAEVIISGSNPVTFNDPELLTKMTPTLLKVTGEGNLITPSVEMGAEDFPFLTQNAKGLYFYLGVRTPGKEIESQHSPTYYVDESSLQLGVRALSSLAIDYLNGR from the coding sequence ATGCAGTGTAAGCAAAGCCCGGGTATTACTCTACTGTTTTTGATAGTCTTGTCCACAAGTGCCTTTGGGCAGAAGGGAAAGAAAGACTTCCAAAATGAGATCAACCAAAAAACGGCCAGCATTGAGCCCAAGGTGATATCGTGGTATGAGGATATTCACGAAAACCCTGAACTCAGCAACCGGGAGTTTCGTACGGCCATGCTTGTGGCCAAACACCTTGAGAGGCTGGACATCGAAGTGACGACCGGTATTGCCCACACAGGCGTGGTGGGTGTGTTGAAAGGTGGGCTGCCAGGACCGGTTATTGCTATCAGGGCTGATATGGATGCTTTGCCGGTAGTGGAGGAGGCGGATCTGCCGTTTGCTTCGAAAGTGCGGACGACTTACAACGACCAGGAGGTAGGCGTGATGCACGCCTGCGGGCACGATGCTCATGTAGCCTGCCTCATGGGTGCGGCGGAGGTGCTGGCCGGTATGCGCAAACAGCTGAAAGGTACAATCCTCTTTATTTTTCAACCTGCTGAAGAGGGAGCTCCGGCAGGAGAGGAGGGCGGCGCTGAGCTGATGGTACAGGAAGGCATTTTTAACAACCTACAGCCGGAAGCTGTCTTTGCGCTCCATACCGATGGGCGGTTTGATGCCGGCACCCTGGCGGTGCGCCCATATGGCATGTGTGCCGGGGCTGATCAATTAGAGATTATCGTAAAGGGCAAACAGTCGCACGGTGCGTTTCCCTGGCTGGGCAACGACCCCATCGTTGTAGCTTCGCAGATTGTGGTTGGCTTGCAGGTAATACCGAGCCGACAGCTGGATATGACAAAGGCATTATCGCTTGTGACCATTGGAAGTATACATGGCGGTGTTCGTGGCAATATCATACCCAACGAAGTGCGCATGCTGGGCACTATCCGCACCTTTGATACCGACATTCGGGAAGACTTCCATAGACGAATCCGTCAAACAGCCCAGAGCATTGCGGAGGCTTCTGGGGCCACTGCGGAGGTCATCATTTCTGGCAGCAATCCTGTAACTTTCAACGACCCTGAACTACTGACAAAAATGACGCCCACACTTTTGAAAGTAACCGGCGAAGGCAATCTGATCACGCCGTCCGTGGAAATGGGAGCAGAAGATTTTCCCTTTCTGACGCAAAATGCCAAAGGGCTGTACTTTTACCTGGGGGTGCGAACGCCGGGAAAAGAGATCGAGTCACAGCATTCACCTACCTACTATGTGGATGAATCTTCGCTACAGTTGGGAGTAAGAGCCCTCAGCAGTTTGGCGATTGACTATTTGAATGGGAGGTGA
- a CDS encoding T9SS type A sorting domain-containing protein, with protein sequence MKKLLLIAAIISPFCSFGQQFDYYGPAPFSEVLNQSFSQNWTPQAVSAVQNRAYLVVMDESKEHVVMLGADDVYTLSLADVNSFHGSSATYGSLLRGIFQAVDINTHENNGQTPLAGQYRLNPFLHSYYSIDADSEGKAVCADAGTLQIEESAEKGYVVVTFTGNTTAAKIKAVNQWEYNAAQGGLAAVTGWTEKWLQINSGALVWAADEGSASSFFIADANDVIDLEIADGSDFNPLSVSYQPNATAELPDNVFLIDDTRLPTDLSERVDEKYQAQFGNTPDAAHAAETQLDEIETTLTNNGASLRYPKAFYLALRENMLSQKIASYDIYGARLGYNNILNVYFTNALDNNNVPHPFMVVVSFAVSSRPNMLIDVNRPPGADPGVGYAESTVTRHGKLGDFVLKIPLKDYGLVDDVLDNDLGPYGDLASAFDSDQGTTTEKNVYNYVGLASVGLAVDGVTIYPAMNNNIRFTVEDGEITQSGIHVGGGLELHYHADGHAYNRNGINLYNGADYEGHDHPPVIGIAYDGVALFGRYEEDYPFMVGNSVALDAFGGHDHGDDFGYHYHAHTREEQSSANPGVTFEEHFLLVGAWKGNINSIPGFDEGKMNQFNDASIARYAGAPYEMGEVLSVAEVRAEQLYPNPTTGQLNILTGQAYRLALYDMAGRLRWIGGTNGDVTSLELGHMEKGTYVLKGFNHATSFVRKVIIE encoded by the coding sequence ATGAAAAAACTACTACTCATTGCAGCCATCATCTCGCCTTTTTGCTCATTTGGCCAGCAGTTTGACTATTATGGTCCTGCACCATTTTCTGAAGTGCTGAACCAAAGCTTCTCACAGAATTGGACACCACAAGCCGTATCGGCCGTGCAAAACAGGGCCTACCTGGTGGTAATGGATGAGTCGAAAGAGCATGTTGTCATGCTGGGTGCAGATGATGTGTACACGCTCAGTCTGGCAGATGTCAACAGCTTCCATGGGTCATCGGCTACCTATGGATCGCTATTGCGGGGGATATTCCAGGCTGTTGATATCAATACCCACGAAAACAACGGGCAAACGCCGCTGGCAGGCCAGTACCGGCTCAATCCTTTTCTTCATAGCTATTACAGTATCGACGCCGATTCTGAGGGAAAGGCAGTATGCGCAGATGCTGGCACCTTGCAGATTGAAGAGTCGGCAGAGAAGGGTTACGTAGTAGTCACATTTACGGGAAATACTACTGCTGCCAAAATCAAAGCTGTTAATCAGTGGGAGTACAATGCTGCGCAGGGCGGTTTGGCGGCCGTGACTGGTTGGACGGAAAAATGGCTTCAGATCAATAGTGGCGCACTGGTGTGGGCAGCAGATGAAGGAAGTGCCTCCAGCTTTTTTATAGCCGACGCCAACGATGTGATCGACCTAGAGATTGCGGACGGGTCGGATTTCAATCCCCTGAGTGTAAGTTATCAACCGAACGCCACAGCGGAGCTCCCCGACAATGTGTTCCTGATTGATGATACCAGGCTGCCTACTGACTTGTCGGAAAGAGTGGATGAAAAATACCAGGCGCAGTTTGGAAATACGCCCGATGCCGCCCATGCTGCTGAGACTCAGCTGGATGAAATAGAAACCACGCTCACCAACAACGGGGCGTCGTTGCGCTACCCAAAGGCCTTCTATCTGGCCTTGAGGGAAAACATGCTCTCACAAAAAATAGCCAGTTACGACATCTACGGTGCCCGCCTGGGATACAACAATATCCTGAATGTGTATTTCACCAATGCGCTGGACAACAACAATGTGCCACATCCCTTTATGGTAGTGGTGTCTTTTGCGGTATCTAGTCGGCCCAATATGCTGATCGATGTCAATCGTCCTCCCGGGGCTGATCCGGGAGTAGGCTATGCAGAGTCTACAGTGACCCGCCACGGAAAATTGGGTGACTTCGTGCTCAAAATTCCACTCAAAGACTACGGTCTCGTCGACGATGTGCTGGACAACGACCTTGGGCCGTACGGAGATTTGGCGTCGGCCTTTGACAGCGACCAGGGCACCACTACCGAAAAGAACGTTTATAACTACGTTGGCCTGGCTTCAGTTGGGCTTGCAGTGGATGGCGTGACTATTTATCCCGCAATGAATAACAATATTCGTTTTACAGTGGAAGACGGAGAGATCACCCAGTCAGGTATTCATGTCGGTGGGGGACTGGAGTTGCACTACCATGCAGATGGCCATGCCTATAACAGGAATGGGATCAATCTATATAACGGCGCTGATTATGAAGGGCATGACCATCCGCCGGTCATTGGTATAGCCTACGATGGCGTTGCCCTGTTTGGCCGATATGAGGAGGATTATCCATTCATGGTGGGGAACAGTGTGGCTTTGGATGCATTTGGCGGCCACGACCATGGCGATGATTTTGGGTATCATTATCACGCACATACCCGGGAAGAGCAAAGCTCAGCTAACCCTGGTGTGACCTTTGAAGAGCATTTTCTGCTCGTCGGCGCCTGGAAAGGAAATATCAACAGCATTCCCGGTTTCGACGAAGGCAAAATGAACCAGTTCAACGATGCGTCTATTGCCAGGTATGCCGGTGCTCCCTATGAAATGGGAGAGGTATTGTCGGTAGCGGAAGTAAGAGCGGAACAACTATACCCCAACCCCACCACGGGCCAGCTCAACATCCTTACCGGGCAGGCTTACAGGCTGGCTTTGTATGACATGGCAGGCAGGCTTCGCTGGATAGGGGGAACCAACGGCGACGTAACAAGCCTGGAACTGGGGCACATGGAGAAAGGCACTTATGTGTTGAAGGGATTCAATCATGCGACATCATTTGTTCGCAAGGTCATTATTGAATGA
- a CDS encoding TlpA family protein disulfide reductase, with protein MRILLALALLFLAGHSQAQTKPKVGDLAPGFQQVAADGSMLELSGIKSDLILLDFWAGWCKPCLHTIETILNPLYSKYSREQLQIVGVSYDKSADKWEKSMAKFNVPWLHVYDADDYDLYKKYAIEVLPTYYLVDSKGKIVAANVPSADLAKTVDDYFAKGR; from the coding sequence ATGAGGATTTTACTGGCACTAGCCCTCCTATTTTTAGCTGGCCACTCGCAGGCCCAAACCAAACCCAAAGTGGGTGACCTGGCTCCGGGCTTTCAGCAGGTAGCCGCCGATGGCAGCATGCTGGAGCTCTCAGGCATCAAAAGTGACCTTATCCTGCTCGACTTCTGGGCCGGCTGGTGCAAACCCTGCCTGCACACTATTGAAACCATTCTCAATCCGCTTTACAGCAAGTACAGTCGTGAGCAGCTGCAGATTGTGGGTGTGAGCTACGACAAGTCGGCCGACAAATGGGAAAAGTCGATGGCCAAGTTCAACGTGCCCTGGCTGCATGTGTACGACGCCGACGACTACGACCTTTACAAAAAGTATGCGATTGAGGTGTTGCCCACCTACTACCTCGTCGACAGCAAGGGGAAAATTGTGGCGGCTAATGTGCCGTCGGCTGACCTGGCCAAAACGGTAGACGATTATTTTGCGAAGGGGAGGTGA
- a CDS encoding helix-turn-helix domain-containing protein, giving the protein MRTGQLIKELRLKKGITQEDLASLTDISVRTIQRIESGEVDPRAYTLQSIAGALGVEYETLAMNEPSFGGATKEDTSKWLPLIHLSGLLILIAPPIVLWILKRDEVKDIRKHAVDVINYQLSISLYAIPLVLFGIYPILIALFIYSQVVIILNTIKVTAHQPYKYRLNIKFLKPYQEELSLS; this is encoded by the coding sequence ATGAGAACCGGACAATTAATAAAAGAACTAAGGCTGAAAAAGGGCATTACCCAGGAAGACCTGGCTTCATTGACTGACATCAGCGTCAGGACAATACAGCGCATAGAAAGCGGTGAAGTTGACCCACGTGCATACACGCTCCAATCAATTGCAGGAGCTTTGGGGGTGGAATATGAAACCCTGGCGATGAATGAACCTTCCTTTGGCGGAGCGACTAAAGAGGACACCAGCAAATGGCTGCCACTTATACATTTGAGTGGTTTATTGATACTGATAGCCCCGCCCATTGTGCTTTGGATTCTGAAGCGGGATGAAGTAAAGGACATTAGAAAACATGCCGTTGATGTTATCAACTACCAACTCAGCATTTCCCTATATGCCATTCCTTTGGTTCTTTTTGGAATTTACCCCATTCTGATAGCTTTGTTTATCTACAGCCAGGTCGTAATTATACTCAATACGATAAAGGTAACGGCTCATCAACCTTATAAATATCGCCTGAATATTAAATTTCTTAAGCCCTATCAGGAGGAGCTATCCCTGTCGTGA